GTCTCGTTCTCGGCAAAGAAGCCGCCAATCGTGTCGGTGATGCTTCGGGCCGTCGAGATGAGGGGGTTTTCTGACTCCTCGTATTTGCCCTTCATGCTGAAGACGCCCTGCACAAACTTGTTGCTGTCCCGGAAGTCTCTCCAGGCTTCCTTCCAAGCCGCATCCTTGTGCAAAGTAACGTTGGTGCCGGCGCTAGTGATGCGGTGATTAGAAACTTGGTTCGCTAGCTATAGGGGTTGGATGATAGTTAGACTTACTTGGGATCCTCCTGAAGGACTTCGTCTCCACCACGTTCTTTGGCCAtctgctctcttcttctcttacgctcctccttctcgacCCAACCACCGTACCTAGAAGAGGAGCCATCGTCAATGACGTTCTTGACGTTCTTGTAGGCTTCGGTGTCTCGGATGGGCTTTGTGGCCTTGTCCACGGCGTCGCCAGTGACGTTGGCGGCCTTTCGCACACCCTTCATGACGGATGTGTCCCAGGTCCAGGCGGCGCCCTTTCCAATGGCTGTAGCGGTGGTCTTTGCGACTTTGGATGTGGTTTCTGAAATGGCGCCGGTGGATTTCTCGTAGGCCTCTCGAGCTCGTCGGACTGATTCGCTCTCGGCAAACTGGTTTGCGGACGCAGCAATCTGCTTGGTCGACTCGTTCCACTCTTGGGACTTTTGAAGCTCAGTGTTCATCGTCTCCATGAACACCTGCCAGGGAGTCTTGTCGCCATGCGGCGGGGGTGGAGGAAgatcctccttcttttccttgtccttgccgtCTTCCTTGCCGTcctccttggcttcttccttgccgTCGGCCTTTTCTTCGGAATCCTTGGTCGGTTCTTCCTCAACCTTGGTTTTTGGCTCAGCCTTTTCCTCGGCGACCTTTGCCTCGGcctttggcttctcctcctggAGTCTCCGGCTGCTTACATGCAAGAGCCGGGATTGTGAGGCAACTGAAGGAATTCGCAGTTCGGCAGGAAGAAAGCTAGATCTCAACGGCATCGACAGCGCAGCGGGAAGCGCCGCACGCTCGAGGCTCGCGGCATTCCGGACAGGCTTCTGCGCAAGCTGAGAAACTAACCGAGTGTATGCGGCGGGACATCGGCCATAGGCGGGGGCAAAACGAACAGATGCCCTCGAGAGAGCATTTTCCGAATTGGCAGCGCTGCGGGCAAGAGAGTTCATTTTTCtgagcaagagaaaaaatcacaaacaaaaaaagaaaaaaaatctgcaagtggctgcagcagcacttGGACAGAGCGGcggggagaggaggatggAAATGCGGGAGGATTTGGCTCATGTGCGGACTGGAAATTTTGGTTTCGCGATGTCGGCTGGCGGCGGAAAGGCAGGCGGACAGCCGGGTGAATGCCGGCACAATCCCACTTTGCCGCCACTACGGCCGCGGCCATTCCGATAGCGTACGAAAATTCGAGATGTTGTTGATTGAGCTGATTTGACGACAAGTTCAATTCGCAGCAACAAAAGCGGCGCAGACAGCATGAGCTCATCACTGAGGAGCTGCGTTGCGGCCCGGCCGCTGGCTCGCATTTCGCAGGCGGTCACATCACGGAACGGCATCCAGAGCGTCCGGTGTCTGTCCCAGACAAGCGCACGATGGGAGGATTCAAAAGATGCAAAGCCAGAACCACCCAAGGCGGTGCCTCCAAAGCCTCGAACCGAGTCGCTCCTCGACAGCATCTACAGCATTACTCAGGCGCCAAACAGCCGGTCCGCGCAATCCAACCCCATGGGAAGCCTCTCCCAAAGCATGGTCTTCCAGGCCCTCAGCAAATCCAACATCGACACCAGCGTCCTGTCAGGCGGTCCCTCGCAGGCGGcacagaagaaggaggatgaattGGAGCCGTTCCATTTCCACGTCTACTCGCACAAGCACAACACTCACATTACATGCACAAAGCCCAATCGGGaacccatcatctccatgtcATGCGGCAACATTGGCTTCAGGAAATCACGGCGGGGCACCTTCGACTCGGCCTACTCTTTGACAAAGTACGTTTTGGAGCGATTGATTCACACGGGATGGCCAATGAAGATCCAGCGCCTCGAGCTGGTCCTCCGAGGGTTCGGCCAGGGCAGAGAGGCCGCCGTCAAGGTGCTGATGAGCCCGGAAGGCAAGGTGTTGCGGGACAAGATTGTGCGGGTTGCGGATTCAACAAGGATCAAGTTTGCAGGAACAAGGAGCGAGAAGCCAAGACGCTTGTAGATGCTCGGTTGCATCAGCTATATGATGACATGCTGCCGAATGTACCATATCTTGTACAAACTATACCAAAGAAGaatgaacaaaaaaaaaaaaaaagacaacagAAATGCACCACCCAAACTAGGCTGCAGTCGCAAACCGTGACGACATCAAACTCATGACATGAAACTCCTGACCCTCATGAAATATAATGGTATCGTTCCGACCCAATAGCCTGCAAATGTTAGGAAAACGAAGGGAAAGGCCTGAGCCATAAACGCCAATCTGATCTGCCCATcaacaaaaataaaaagaaaagataacAACAAAGATAATGCTCCCTGGACAGAGCCATTATCACGGCCGAATAGCCCTCTCTGCGGCTGGAAGCTGTCTGCCTGATGTGTCCCGGAGGATCTGCTTCCCTTTGCCGTTTCCTCCTCTGCGGcgctcgtcgtcgctgttCCACTCGTTGTCCCGTTCCGAAAGAAGATGCGGCCTCTGCTGCCCCAGCATGCGCGACCCCTCATCCGCAtgctcatcgtcgtcctcatcatcgacaagTTCACCATCTGCGCTTATGTACTCTGGAGGCTCGATCCAATCCCTCGGCACGACGCAAGGCAGTGCGACTCCAATGCTCGCGGCTCGATTCAGCCACCCGGGGCCCGCATCTCCCGTCAGCTTCTTGCACAGATATGACGTAAAATGGTTGCAGTTTTTTGTGAGCAGGTTGTACGAAGTCCCGAGGAACTCTTCCGAAGCGTCTCGCAGAGCAGCGTCGATTTCCTCCGACGTGGCAAGCGTGAAGCCGTGCAGAATCTCGCACTTGAAGGTGCCTCCCGGAGGTTCAGTCCTGGGCTTTGTCCAATACACTCCGGTGACTCCGCGCCTATCGTGGCCGCCATACGCGTATTCTCGACCGTTGATGACCACTCCCGAATGAAGCAGAGATGCCCCTATTGTCCACAAGACGGAAGCGACTCTTCCGGGCTATTGGAGTCGAGCATGTGTTAGCAATCGGAGCACTCGATGGCTTATCAAAGAGCAGAGTTGTTGCACAAAGAAGAGCTGTGGCGAAAAGCCGAGGCTTGGAGGTGTACTTACCGGCAAAAGGTCGTAGACATGGATTTTGATCTCCGTCTTTTGCAGCGACAGCGTCGACCTATGTCTGCTGGTGCGCTGGCCGgagtgatgatgttgttgcgAAGGCATTGCGACTGTAGTTGTGGTTGCGATTGCGATCGTGATGCGGAGAGGGAaatggaggatggaggatggaggatggagataGTCTGTGTCTCGCGTGTAAGTCGTGAAACAATGCGGGGATTCGGGTTTAAAGAGACAAGATAAAGAAGTGCAGTGACAAAGAACAGTGGCgagaacaagagcagcaCGTTAAGAATGAAGACGGCGTAAGTGTTCCAATCTCagcttggtggtgatgattgtGTCGAGGTGAGATTGAACagttgagatggatgagatggatcAAATTGCTTACGTCGGCTCcccagagctggagatgccCTGTAAAGAAGAAACTCAGTACTACTCCATCCAGGCCCCGGGGCGGCCAATAGTGCCCGGTTCAATAGCTCTTCAATAGCGACGCAGCGCCTCTCAGCTCAATCGCTTCCGGCAGCGCCGCAATGCCGAACAGCTCCAGCAGTGGATTCTGCCTGCCCTATGACGCATGCCCTGACTAAGACCCGGGAAAATCTAGCGCCGAGCCCGACCTGAGCTTCAGCTAAAGCCCAATCAATGTGGGGTCAATGCTCAAATTTCATTCTCAccatctcccctcctctccaggaaaaaaaaaattataaaaaagaaggcaaaaaagGGCCAGCTTCCATCTGCGCCCCGTTGCTCTTCCAGCGTCCGATATTCTCTCGAATCGGTCGCTCCAGGCTTGCAATAGCCCGACGGCCACATTGGCGCCCTCCGTCGCGTCCTCAGCCTCGTTTttggcttctcttctcttcgtttcTCCATCGCGCGCAGCAAGGTCTGCAGCCCTTGGACCGTTTCCGCCCTCTCGACTCCTTGTCCCCTTTATCCCCTCCCGTCACTACgcaaaatcaagaaagatGCCTCCCAAGAAGGCCGTTGTCGAGGAGAAGATTCCTCTGGGAAGGCCTGGCAACAACTTGAAGAGTGGCATTGTGAGCAATTACTCTCTGGCCCAGCCCTAGTGGCTGCCTGCCCCTCCTCTGCTATGCGAGTGCTTCAGATTTCCTAACTCGTCGTCCGCTCTCCAGGTCGGCCTCGCCAACGTCGGCAAATCTACCCTCTTCCAGGCCATCACAAAGTGCAACCTTGGCAACCCAGCTGTATGAAGCCCCCCGCCCGTCTTTCTTCATCCGGGGTGCTGACAGCCTGAAGAACTTTCCCTATGCCACCATTGATCCCGAAGAAGCTCGTGTCATCGTCCCCGATGAGCGATTCGACTGGCTCGTTGAGAAATACAAGCCCAAGTCCGTCGTCCCCGCCAACTTGACCATCTATGATATTGCCGGTCTCACTCGCGGATCTTCTACCGGAGCTGGTCTTGGAAACGCTTTCCTTTCCCACATCCGCGCTGTCGATGCCATCTTCCAGGTCGTCCGATGCTTCGACGATGCTGAGATTATCCACGTCGAGGGTGATGTCAACCCTACCCGTGATCTGGACATTATCAGCGAGGAGCTAAGACTCAAGGATATTGAGTTTGTCGAGAAGGCTCTCgagaaccagaagaagaagactcgCATGGGTGGCCAGAGTcttgagctgaagaaggctAAGATTGAACAGGAGATAATTGAGAAGATCTTGGCCTGGCTTCAGGACGGCAAGGAAGTCCGCAAGGGTAACTGGGCTCCCAAGGAGGTAAGCAAactgtcttttttcttttccgcgTCCAATTCCTGCAATTTCCCTGATGACAAAgggccttgacggcctgaCCAATATAAACCCAGCTCTTCGAATGTCCATGACATactgagaagaaaaatattCTGAACCCATTGCTTTGCAACTCTGTCGCGTTTACTTTAGCTTCTAAAGTGGTAGCCACAATGCTGACAGTTTCAATCAGATTGAGGTCATCAACCCTCTGTTCCTGTTGACAGCCAAGCCTGTCATCTACCTTGTCAACTTGTCTGAGAAGGACTATAtcagaaagaagaacaagtACCTGCCCAAGGTTGCCGAGTGGATCAAGGAGCACGCCGAAGGCGACCccatcatccccatctcCGTCTCATTCGAGGAGCGCTTGACCCGCTTCGAgactgaggaggaggccaaggaggagcagaagaaggttgGCGCCGAGTCTGCTCTGCCCAAGCTGATTGTCCAGATGCGCAAGGCTCTGCAGctgggcagcttcttcacaaCCGGTGCCGACGAGGTCCGCCAGTGGACCATCCGCAACGGCACCAAGGCTCCCCAGGCTGCCGGTGTCATCCACGGCGACTTTGAGAAGACGTTTATCCAGGCCGTTGTCTACAACTAcaccgccatcaaggagctcgGTGACGAAGCCGAGGTCAgggccaagggcaagattatgaccaagggcaaggatTACGTCGTTGAGGATGGTGACATTATCCTCTTCAAGGCCGGTGCTGCCAAGGGTTAAATAGCGTCTCTACCGAGGAGTGTGTAGTGATTTCTTTTTATGTCCCTGGGTTAGGAAAATGAACAAAGTAAAATACCACCGCCTAAATTGTCGTGTTGTGCTTTGCTCGCTTGTGATGTTTTTGCCTGTGGCCCGTGAGTTGTTGGCTCGTATTACGGTATACTCGTAGCTCTGTATAATCATATTCACCAGAGATGATCTgtttaaattattatttcttttttataaaacaaTGACTATGACAGTTGCTCTAGCTGTGCCCACACgcattcattcattcactcAGTAGTCCAAATCACGAGAGAACTATTTTTTGCCAGGTAAAACAAACTCATCTGGTATTGAATTATAGGAAAATCTTCAAAGAGTGTCTGATTAAGTAGCTAtctacatatatatataggaGTCATTTCATTCATAAAACCAAGAAAAAccacaaaagaaagaaagagagaaaggagaaaagattACTGAAAATTACTAAAAACGGCGTCTTCACTCTGGAGGTTGCAACGAGGGGAGCAGAGTACGGAACCAGCCGCATAAAACATCTCTGCAGAACTCCCATCACAAGCCACCATACTTGACGCCCCTCTTGCCCATCTCCTTCCTCCCGACGGGATCCTCAGGCCACACCCAGCCACGACTCCGCTTGGCCTCGCGCTTCTCAGCCAGCTGGGGCTTGGGAATCCAGTTGTCGCGAGCCTTGGCTTTGCGCCGGGTGCCGTCGGCAGGAGCGCCAATCTCGGCCTTCCAGTGGGCGTGGCCGGCGGGCGTGTGGTCACTGGCGAGTTGGCAGAGACCCCAGAGAGCGAGACAGGCAGTCAGGGGAACGCTGTCCGACGAGTCTAGCTCGGCATCGGAAGCAGCTGCGTTGAGCTGGACGGAGGTGATTTCCAAGTCGCCGAAGAAGGGTGTTGACTCGGTGCCTGCGCGAACCAGGACAAGCTCGATCTCGGTGAGGATGAAGCCGTAGCGGCAACCGTGCTCGCGCATCGCGTAGTGCAGGGCGGCAAGGCCTCGCAGGTAGTCAACGCGCTTGATGTTACCCTCGGCGCGCATACCGGTGTTGAAGCGATCAAAGCTGCGGACCAGGCCGACCACTCTTGCCGTGGGCTTGCCACCAAAGATGGCGGCAGCGGTGGAAGACTCGCCCATGGCGTTGGCAACGAAGATGAGGTCGTTGACACCTGAGGCGGTCTTGGCTGGTACGGAGAGCTGCAGAGGGCGGTTGGAAGAGATGGCCAGTGCAGAGTTGAGCTTGGGGAGGTAGTACGAGGCATAAATGCTGTGCAGGGCAGCCTCATTCTCGGGGTGACGAGATGAGAAGGCGGGTGTCTGAAGCAGAGGAGCAGGCACAGGAGAGTgcagcagagcagatgcGCCCGGGAGAGACAGGATTGCCGAGGCATTGAAGCTTGACCATGAAGAGACGCTGCGAACATCCCACCAGAAGTGCTTGATTGAAGGATCCCGAAGAGGAAAGGAGATGGTGCGGACCAGAGACGCAGCAGGGTTGGAACATGTTAGATGATCCATGAGAGTGGTGGACGGTGCTGGCTCAGGAGTAGCAGCGGTGGCCAGACTCAAGGGTGATGGAGCACGGGGGAGGTAGGATGGGAACATGTAATCCGACTGCTGCGAGgctgtggtggtggcgggCACAAAGGGCATCTGACGATAAGTGGGATAGCCATACTTGTCAATGGTGGCAGCGTCAAGGTTGAGACTCGTTCGGCGAGACGGCGGCAGGCTGTCATGGGCGAAGCTTGCAGGCGAAGCAAGAAGCGATGAAGGGAAAGCCGTGGGCTCATCCTGCGTCTGCGGGGGAGGCGTAGCAAAGGGTGAGATGTGAGCAAAGGCCATGTTGGCGACGGTCTCTGGGTTGGTGTAGCTCCGGGAGTGGCTTGTGCGGAAAGGCTTGGAAGCAGGGGGAGGCGGGGTGGATTGTTGATGGGCAAGCCTTGCTCTTGCTGAGCgaatggagctggagcgagaGTGTGATGCGCGAGCCATGTGAGGCTGGCTGATATCCTGGTCCTGGGAGCGAATCTTGGGCAGCAGAAGGGGGCCATGCTGGCGGACGGGCGGGCTTGCGCGAGGAGGAGTGGTGAAGCGAGAGCACACCGAGTCCGCTATTGAGTCTACCGCAGAGGCGGCAGCGGAGGCTGAAGAAACTGTTGAGTAGATGGATGAAGCCTTGGATACAGATCGAGCACGGCGGCTGTGAGAGTTGTATGGCAGCTGCAGGAGGCTTGATGGGTAGTGGTCGAGGCTGTAGGCTTCCATGAGAGGCACGCTCTCCATGGGAGGGGTTGTAGGATCTTCCAGTGAGGGCGATGGAGAGGGAAATGTGAAGTCGAAGGCGACGTCGGCTACCAGACTGTGTTTGGACATGTGTAAGCATAAGATGCACAAGAGGACCTCATAACAATGGAGAGTGTAACTCACGCTGACATGATGGCGgttgtggtggtgttgtGAGGGCGAAAGTGAAAAAGTAATTAAGTGACCGTATTAAGGCGATGAAGGAGACCGGCTCCAAGGTGTGGACAGGTgagtttgttttcttttcttgtttgtgAGAATGGTGTATATAAAACGAATCTCCAAGTGTTTGGAATATGTTCGGCCAGCGAGCAGGGATGTAATCTAAGTGAAAACTGTATGCGACGTTGGTTtgacaaaaaaacaaagatgCAAGCACAAATCAAGAGAGGAAAGGAGAGGATATTATGGAGAGGAATGGACTGAGGCGAGAGAACGATTGGAAACCAAGGGACGAGGCCGTCTTCTTGTACTTGGTGCAGGCGTTGGGGGTATGAAGGGTCCGATGATGGTCGCCAGGCCACGGCCGTCGTTGGGGGGCGTGTGCGATGGCAAGCGGCCGAGGGCGTGTACTGTATGAGAGAGTGGAGCAGCCGAATTGGCAGCTTAGGAACAGGCCTCGAGTGGCATCGCATCGAAATATTTGCTAGGAGcaccctctctctcatccatGTCGCAGCAGCCGTGTCTGTGTCTACCGCGAGAGTCGCCAGCGGCTCGTGGATCAGCGAGGCGGCGGCTTAGTTTGCTTAGCCCTTTGCCCACACCCTCGAACACCATCCGCGTCTGTCTGCCCACTTTGGCCTGTCTTGGGCATGATATAGTATCATGATGGCATGAAACGCGACCCGACGTGTACGGGGGGTTGAGAGTGAGACAGACAGAGTCGGTCATTGACGGGCCCGGACGCGCAACAAAGACGCTACCTGACCAGCATCATGATCGATTTGTTGTGTTGTACAAGAAGCTAgctagcagtagcagcaccATAAGGCGTCAGTCAGTCGAATATGTTGAGGCTGGGGTTTGTTAGTAAcgatgcccatgcccatgcccatgcaATGCGGCCCAGAGCTTGGGATCCGGCTTCGTTGCCGCCCCCGCCCCAAAGTCCTAGGTATTCTCGCTCTGTTTTTCTCTCACCTTGAAAGACGCAAAAACGACGATGCAACCAGGATCTGCCCCAGCCTGCTGACCGTTGGCCGTCCATGCAGAATTGCCGGCAGACGAGGCCACGGCATTGCGGCTTCTAAGTGGATGGAAGCCCACCAAGGCGCACCCTGGACGCTTCTTTTCCTGGCCGACTTTTCAGGTGGGGGGTTGTGGGGCCCCTCTCTCTCGCACCACCCAGCAAGAATtggatgaaaaaaaatgCGCTGTAAATAATTTGACACCCGCCTAAATACAGCGTAGGGCTCAGAAGGCTCTAGCGGGTGTCGGGGGCTTAGCGGGTTGCTGCAGGCGCCGACCCGGTGAgtggccagcagctgcccATGACTCATTTTAGCTTCAATTGGAGCCCTAGTGGTTATTTCGTGTGTGCACTCGACCGTGTCTTGAAAGCAGATCGATGTTGGTTCGTTGTTGGACGCGCGCGAGATGGGCGATCGCGCGGATCTCGTTGGATCTTGGCATTTGCAGGAATCGCGAAATTCTTAAATCACGTTCTTTTATACACTTTCGTTGTTCTTTGTGCGTGCCTTTGGTTACTGCACCAGTCTTTCTTTGTCTGTACTACTACTACCTACCTGTAATAGTGAGCCTGCCAAATGCAATGCATCCATCAACTTCTATTCGTATCGCGTTTCTGCTGCCGCGCCAAGCAAAGAGGCTCCTCCACTCACACGggctcttttgtcttttggaCCCCAGAAAATGGATCAATTATCATGCTCAAGgtattacggagtacagatGCTGTcttccgtactccgtactaaTACAGTATCATGTACCATGTACTATCCATCGCAAATAATCCATACCATCGTTGCCGCAGTACTGAATCAAATTGTAATAATAGAAATAATTAGACGCAGCTGCCTGGTCCCAGTCCGGCTCGTACCGAAAAAACCTGCTCTCTGCTCCGTACTCTGCTCTATTTTTGCTTACTTAAAATTGCCCTCCGCCGCAAATAGGCGCAcgcaagacaaagaagccaccATGGGAGCGCCGTCTTCCGGGCGCTTAGAGCGGGGGTGAGGCCACAAAGCCGCCGGGCGCTTAagcccagcaacagcagctcaTCTGCCCTGCctggtcttggtcttgtcttACACGCAGCAGCATTGTATGAACATAAAGACAACCTGCAAGACCAGCCCGTGATCCGAGCGTCCTGTCGCACCACCGATCGGATTGAcgctttttttcctctctcatATTACGGTTCCCTTCCGGATTACACCGTCCCACTACGGCGGCTGCGGAGATTCGCTTTGCTGAGCACTGTCCATGTCTTCGATTATACCCCGACCCAAGTTACATACAGTACCAGCACAGTAAATATACCAAgatttaatattaatatttaattcTTCAATGTTAATGCTTCGCCTACCTCCCCATCCAGGCGCGTATCCCCCAGCCAATAACCATCCGCAAAGCCTCCCTCATTGCGTGTATCTTGCCATTCGCCACAGCCGCCCGCGCGTCTGTCGCACAAAGCAAGATCCGTCTCCGTCCTACCGCACCACATTACAGATCgcgcatcttcttctttctttctttcttcccagccCAGCGAAACACGTGTAGTTGGTGTCCCAAAAAAGTATCAATCCATCTCTAAcgcgcctcttcttcttcttcccccgTCCATCGCGTCCATCCAATCGGCTTCTCGCACGCCTCTTCCGCGCACTGATTGGCTCTCCGTCTCTCGAATCGCCCGTTTTGTAGCCCACGCTAACATTTCTTTAGTTCCCCTCTGAACCTTGTCCCAGAATACTGTCCATACTCAAAATACTTTAGGTAGACACAGAATACGCACCCCACATGAGAGATTCGCCATGTGTGCGCTGTCTAGTCCCAAGCTCCAGGGTTCGTCATCAGCTTAGTTAGCTAGTTAGTTAGGCTTTCGGGTTCGGGATGCGTTTGGTGTTTCATCTTTTCCCACCGAACCCAACATTTTGCGATTTTTCGTTTCGAAACATGCCCGAAGCGGTGACGGCATTCGTAAGAACTCGCGAACCTGATGACTCTTCGTCTTAGTTTAGGCTGCGTGCATGCATCCCGTATGCACGATTTCCTTAGTATGGCTgaaggtttttttttcctcatcTAGCCTTGGATTCCACTCGTTACGAAAGATGTCGGGTATCAAACTGGTTTCACCGTCATTTAATCTATCTGGCGTACATACGGCCATGGTTCGGGTGGAGATGTAAAACCTCGTCTAGATATGCCAActcatcaacggcatccACTACTTTAA
Above is a genomic segment from Trichoderma breve strain T069 chromosome 6, whole genome shotgun sequence containing:
- a CDS encoding ribosomal protein s11 domain-containing protein, whose amino-acid sequence is MSSSLRSCVAARPLARISQAVTSRNGIQSVRCLSQTSARWEDSKDAKPEPPKAVPPKPRTESLLDSIYSITQAPNSRSAQSNPMGSLSQSMVFQALSKSNIDTSVLSGGPSQAAQKKEDELEPFHFHVYSHKHNTHITCTKPNREPIISMSCGNIGFRKSRRGTFDSAYSLTKYVLERLIHTGWPMKIQRLELVLRGFGQGREAAVKVLMSPEGKVLRDKIVRVADSTRIKFAGTRSEKPRRL
- a CDS encoding 50S ribosome-binding GTPase domain-containing protein, coding for MPPKKAVVEEKIPLGRPGNNLKSGIVGLANVGKSTLFQAITKCNLGNPANFPYATIDPEEARVIVPDERFDWLVEKYKPKSVVPANLTIYDIAGLTRGSSTGAGLGNAFLSHIRAVDAIFQVVRCFDDAEIIHVEGDVNPTRDLDIISEELRLKDIEFVEKALENQKKKTRMGGQSLELKKAKIEQEIIEKILAWLQDGKEVRKGNWAPKEIEVINPLFLLTAKPVIYLVNLSEKDYIRKKNKYLPKVAEWIKEHAEGDPIIPISVSFEERLTRFETEEEAKEEQKKVGAESALPKLIVQMRKALQLGSFFTTGADEVRQWTIRNGTKAPQAAGVIHGDFEKTFIQAVVYNYTAIKELGDEAEVRAKGKIMTKGKDYVVEDGDIILFKAGAAKG
- a CDS encoding PPPDE putative peptidase domain-containing protein, with the translated sequence MPSQQHHHSGQRTSRHRSTLSLQKTEIKIHVYDLLPPGRVASVLWTIGASLLHSGVVINGREYAYGGHDRRGVTGVYWTKPRTEPPGGTFKCEILHGFTLATSEEIDAALRDASEEFLGTSYNLLTKNCNHFTSYLCKKLTGDAGPGWLNRAASIGVALPCVVPRDWIEPPEYISADGELVDDEDDDEHADEGSRMLGQQRPHLLSERDNEWNSDDERRRGGNGKGKQILRDTSGRQLPAAERAIRP
- a CDS encoding tim44-like domain-containing protein, whose protein sequence is MNSLARSAANSENALSRASVRFAPAYGRCPAAYTRFLPAELRIPSVASQSRLLHVSSRRLQEEKPKAEAKVAEEKAEPKTKVEEEPTKDSEEKADGKEEAKEDGKEDGKDKEKKEDLPPPPPHGDKTPWQVFMETMNTELQKSQEWNESTKQIAASANQFAESESVRRAREAYEKSTGAISETTSKVAKTTATAIGKGAAWTWDTSVMKGVRKAANVTGDAVDKATKPIRDTEAYKNVKNVIDDGSSSRYGGWVEKEERKRRREQMAKERGGDEVLQEDPNAGTNVTLHKDAAWKEAWRDFRDSNKFVQGVFSMKGKYEESENPLISTARSITDTIGGFFAENETAMVIKKFRQMDPMFQSEPFLQELREYILPEVLDAYVKGDTEVLKQWLSAAQFSVYEALTKQYLQAGMKSDGRILDIRNVDILKARMLDPGEIPVFIITCRTQEVHVYRNAKTNELAAGMEDKVQQVTYAIGITRVPEDVNNPETRGWRLIEMQKSGRDWV